A stretch of Kyrpidia spormannii DNA encodes these proteins:
- a CDS encoding sigma-54 interaction domain-containing protein encodes MDIGIVCRSKAERKRIEKALQEAGEEAFVAVCKGDRSPPGEEGPAESSATLWLVPEGRTAPGPGMPVILDPGLWERSEYLAALCGAVRRMDSLYPMLEQQLQFYRTIVDLSHDGIIGVNNEGRVVVFNPAAGEILGIPVQEALGKIITEFNPGAGLPRVLERKTPEKDELRQVGGRTVVANRAPIIRRGELIGAVSTFRDVTQLQQYEQSIRRKLHHRGLAAKWTLEDMVAESPAMRELVELARRYAGVDSTVLLMGESGTGKEILAQGIHSASRRRGGPFVALNCAAVPETLLESELFGYEEGSFTGARKGGKQGLFELAHGGTLFLDEIGELPIALQARLLRVLQEREVMRLGGTRVIPVDVRIIAATNQDLTSLMERGMFRRDLFFRLAVLVLSVPPLRERTEDIPHLVRAFVREWIDGGGKHILPPPEEDLERMKDYPWPGNVRELRNLVERAIVLCHAGQALRLFQPGVWLPFRMEGAPARDAGDVGGAPAANGPAWAETMRPKVDSGSSEIVPGVSRDPGGEQPPSNAMPPIFPDRYRGGRDSEREWAHICRVLEEEGWRIGRAAKRLGMHRTTLWRKIRRHGDANGRPAERRADGR; translated from the coding sequence ATGGATATCGGAATTGTCTGCCGATCGAAAGCGGAACGGAAGCGAATCGAGAAAGCGCTGCAGGAAGCGGGGGAGGAAGCGTTCGTGGCGGTCTGTAAAGGCGACCGTTCTCCTCCGGGCGAGGAGGGGCCGGCAGAATCCTCGGCCACCCTTTGGCTGGTGCCCGAAGGCCGGACCGCCCCCGGGCCCGGAATGCCCGTCATCCTCGACCCTGGTTTATGGGAACGATCCGAATATTTGGCCGCCCTGTGCGGAGCGGTCCGGCGGATGGACTCCCTGTACCCGATGCTTGAGCAACAGCTGCAATTTTACCGGACAATCGTGGATCTGTCCCACGACGGCATTATCGGTGTGAACAACGAAGGCCGGGTGGTGGTGTTCAATCCGGCGGCCGGAGAGATCCTGGGAATACCCGTTCAAGAGGCCCTGGGAAAAATCATCACGGAATTCAACCCGGGTGCCGGACTTCCGCGGGTGCTGGAACGAAAGACCCCGGAAAAAGATGAGCTGCGTCAGGTCGGCGGCCGGACGGTGGTGGCGAACCGGGCTCCGATCATCCGGCGGGGAGAGCTGATCGGGGCTGTGTCCACGTTCCGTGATGTCACCCAGCTGCAGCAATACGAACAGTCGATTCGCCGCAAGCTGCATCACCGGGGGCTCGCGGCGAAATGGACTTTGGAAGATATGGTGGCGGAGTCTCCGGCCATGCGGGAGTTGGTGGAATTGGCCCGAAGGTACGCAGGAGTCGATTCCACGGTGCTTTTGATGGGAGAATCAGGAACGGGGAAAGAGATTTTGGCCCAGGGGATCCATTCCGCCAGCCGTCGCAGGGGCGGCCCCTTTGTGGCTCTCAATTGTGCGGCGGTACCGGAGACGCTGTTGGAAAGTGAGTTGTTCGGTTATGAAGAAGGGTCGTTCACCGGGGCGCGAAAAGGAGGCAAGCAGGGTCTGTTCGAACTGGCGCACGGAGGAACGCTGTTTCTCGATGAAATCGGGGAGCTGCCCATCGCTCTTCAGGCCCGGCTCCTGCGGGTGTTGCAGGAACGGGAGGTGATGCGCTTAGGCGGTACCCGGGTGATTCCCGTGGATGTGCGCATCATTGCCGCGACAAACCAGGATTTGACATCTCTCATGGAACGGGGCATGTTTCGCCGGGATCTCTTTTTTCGGCTGGCCGTGCTGGTATTGTCCGTTCCGCCGTTGCGGGAACGAACCGAGGACATTCCGCACCTGGTGCGGGCGTTCGTGCGGGAATGGATAGATGGGGGAGGCAAGCACATCCTCCCTCCGCCGGAGGAAGATTTGGAGCGCATGAAGGACTACCCGTGGCCCGGAAATGTGCGGGAATTGCGAAATCTGGTGGAACGGGCCATCGTCCTTTGTCACGCGGGACAGGCCCTTCGCCTGTTTCAGCCCGGGGTGTGGTTGCCGTTTCGGATGGAGGGGGCTCCGGCAAGGGACGCGGGTGACGTCGGCGGGGCTCCGGCCGCGAATGGTCCCGCCTGGGCCGAGACAATGCGTCCTAAGGTGGACAGCGGGAGTTCGGAGATTGTTCCGGGGGTATCGCGAGACCCCGGCGGGGAACAGCCGCCCAGCAATGCGATGCCGCCCATCTTCCCGGATCGCTACCGGGGAGGTCGGGACAGTGAGCGGGAGTGGGCCCACATTTGTCGGGTGCTGGAGGAAGAAGGGTGGCGCATCGGACGGGCCGCCAAGCGTTTGGGGATGCACCGGACAACGTTGTGGCGGAAGATTCGCCGGCATGGGGACGCGAACGGGCGGCCGGCGGAGCGGCGGGCAGACGGCCGCTAG
- a CDS encoding tartrate dehydrogenase has product MRTHRIAVIPGDGIGPEVVREGVKVLEAATTRAGTFRLEFDWLPWNCSYYRRHGRMMPEDGIEQLRAYDGIYLGAVGDPSVPDHVSVWQLILPIRKAFQQYVNLRPAKLLAGLESPLRHKEARDLDFVIVRENTEGEYSDIGGRLHPGTPVEMAVQTSVFTRYGIERVARYALSLARRRRGRVAVATKSNGLAHTMPYWDEVIRSCRVEFPDVDVSFYHVDALSTLFVLRPETLDVVLATNLFGDILSDLGAAVVGGLGVAPAGNINPEKRFPSMFEPVHGSAPDIAGKGIANPIAAIWSGAMMLEHLGYPEPAAEVVRAIEQVLAEGRVRTRDLGGTASTEEVGDAVVRALEHPRPVGARPR; this is encoded by the coding sequence GTGCGGACCCACCGCATCGCTGTGATCCCGGGGGACGGGATCGGACCGGAAGTCGTCCGGGAAGGCGTGAAAGTTCTGGAAGCGGCCACCACGCGTGCCGGGACGTTCCGCCTGGAATTCGACTGGCTTCCCTGGAATTGCTCGTATTATCGACGTCACGGCCGGATGATGCCGGAGGACGGCATTGAACAGTTGCGCGCCTATGACGGCATCTATCTCGGAGCCGTCGGGGACCCCTCGGTGCCCGATCACGTGTCGGTTTGGCAGCTGATTCTGCCCATCCGGAAAGCTTTCCAACAATATGTCAACCTGCGACCGGCCAAGCTCCTGGCCGGGTTGGAGAGCCCCCTTCGCCACAAGGAGGCCCGGGACCTCGATTTTGTCATCGTCCGGGAAAACACCGAAGGGGAATACTCGGATATCGGCGGACGGCTTCATCCCGGCACGCCGGTGGAGATGGCGGTGCAGACCAGTGTTTTCACCCGATACGGGATCGAACGGGTGGCCCGGTACGCCCTGTCTCTGGCCCGGAGGCGCCGGGGCCGTGTGGCCGTGGCCACCAAATCGAACGGGTTGGCGCACACGATGCCCTACTGGGACGAGGTGATCCGGAGTTGCCGGGTGGAGTTTCCCGATGTCGATGTGTCCTTTTATCACGTCGACGCCCTGAGTACGCTTTTTGTGCTGCGGCCGGAGACTCTGGACGTGGTTCTGGCCACCAATCTGTTCGGCGACATCCTCTCCGACCTCGGGGCGGCGGTGGTCGGGGGGCTGGGCGTGGCTCCGGCGGGGAACATCAACCCGGAAAAACGCTTCCCTTCGATGTTCGAGCCGGTGCACGGCTCGGCTCCGGACATCGCCGGCAAAGGCATCGCCAATCCGATTGCCGCCATCTGGAGCGGAGCCATGATGTTGGAGCATTTGGGATACCCGGAGCCGGCGGCGGAGGTGGTGCGGGCGATCGAACAGGTCTTGGCGGAGGGCCGGGTGCGGACCCGGGATTTGGGCGGTACGGCGAGCACCGAAGAGGTGGGGGACGCCGTCGTCCGCGCTCTGGAGCACCCGAGACCGGTTGGGGCGAGACCGCGGTGA
- a CDS encoding group II intron maturase-specific domain-containing protein: METQVSGIQHVQTQSRGNPDSPGQAVDRPGQGQDPSPHGEDTPIAMEERIRRLNTYLGGWIGYFALAETPSTFEEIEGWIRRRLRMCLWRQWKRVRTRYRELRAPGLPEWVVHQFANARKGPWRMAHGPMNRVLGNAYWQAQGLMSLSERYRRLRQSW; the protein is encoded by the coding sequence GTGGAAACTCAAGTTTCTGGGATTCAGCATGTACAAACGCAAAGCCGGGGAAATCCGGATTCGCCTGGCCAGGCAGTCGATCGACCGGGTCAAGGCCAAGATCCGAGCCCTCACGGCGAGGACACACCGATCGCCATGGAGGAACGAATCCGACGGCTGAACACATATCTGGGCGGATGGATCGGATACTTTGCCCTGGCGGAAACGCCGAGCACCTTCGAAGAAATCGAAGGATGGATACGGCGGAGGCTGCGAATGTGTCTCTGGAGACAGTGGAAACGGGTACGGACGCGATATCGTGAACTGCGCGCACCGGGATTGCCGGAGTGGGTGGTGCACCAATTCGCCAACGCCCGCAAAGGGCCATGGCGAATGGCCCATGGGCCGATGAATCGAGTCCTGGGCAACGCCTACTGGCAGGCCCAAGGGTTGATGAGTTTAAGCGAACGTTACCGAAGGCTTCGTCAATCTTGGTGA
- a CDS encoding amidase yields MGKTNHEHFLQWDLLTLSAAIKRKELSPVEVTQQLLQRIDAINAKLNAYITVFYEDALQAAVQTEKEIAVGHWKGPLHGIPIALKDVIYTKNARTTMGSEIYKDFIPDYDAGVVEKLKQAGAIIIGKLNTHQFAYGSTGDRSYFGAVKNPYDLTKITGGSSSGSGAAVAAALCYGALGTDTGGSIRIPATCCGIVGMKPTFGRVSKYGVYPLSWTMDHVGPMTRTVLDNAVLLNVLSGYDERDPYSERTKDEDFTRLIGQSIQGTVIGVPSSYYYDNLDPEVDSKVRNAVEIFKSLGARVRVIDVTNLETIFMAQRLTLSSEAFAVHKDTLEKFPEQYDREVKERLLRAERIKAHEYVLAQQQRHKAKHAFLRALSDVDVIVTPTLPILPPNIEQREIKMKDNTEPVLSTLVRLTSPTNFNGFPSLSIPCGFSESGLPIGLQLIGRPWDEANLYRFAYAFEREASLPNLI; encoded by the coding sequence GTGGGCAAGACAAATCACGAGCATTTTTTGCAATGGGATCTGCTAACTTTATCAGCGGCGATAAAAAGAAAAGAACTATCGCCCGTAGAAGTAACTCAACAACTCCTGCAGCGAATCGATGCAATCAATGCAAAACTAAATGCCTATATTACCGTCTTTTACGAAGATGCACTTCAAGCAGCCGTGCAAACAGAAAAAGAAATAGCTGTAGGACATTGGAAAGGCCCGCTGCATGGGATTCCAATTGCTTTAAAAGATGTAATTTATACAAAAAATGCTCGAACCACCATGGGATCTGAAATCTATAAAGATTTTATTCCTGATTACGATGCTGGCGTCGTGGAGAAGCTGAAGCAAGCAGGCGCTATTATCATTGGTAAACTGAATACCCATCAGTTTGCGTACGGTTCGACTGGAGACCGTTCGTACTTTGGTGCAGTGAAGAACCCATATGATCTTACGAAAATAACCGGCGGATCCAGTAGCGGTTCAGGTGCAGCCGTTGCTGCGGCTCTATGCTATGGAGCCCTGGGGACAGATACGGGGGGATCCATTCGCATACCAGCCACATGCTGTGGGATTGTGGGCATGAAGCCAACCTTTGGGAGAGTCAGCAAATATGGTGTGTACCCACTGAGCTGGACAATGGACCATGTAGGCCCCATGACGCGAACGGTTCTTGATAATGCGGTTTTGTTAAATGTTCTATCGGGATATGATGAACGGGATCCGTATTCCGAAAGGACAAAAGACGAAGATTTTACCAGACTGATAGGACAAAGCATTCAGGGAACCGTGATCGGAGTACCCTCGTCCTATTATTATGACAACCTGGATCCTGAAGTAGACTCGAAGGTTAGAAACGCTGTAGAGATTTTCAAGTCTTTAGGTGCCCGTGTGCGTGTCATCGACGTCACCAATCTCGAAACCATATTCATGGCTCAACGACTGACGTTAAGCAGTGAAGCGTTTGCGGTCCACAAAGATACACTTGAAAAGTTTCCTGAGCAATATGACCGGGAAGTAAAAGAACGTCTCTTGAGGGCCGAGCGGATCAAGGCACATGAATATGTACTAGCCCAACAACAAAGGCATAAGGCCAAACACGCATTCCTCCGGGCTCTGAGCGATGTCGATGTCATCGTAACGCCCACTCTTCCCATTTTGCCGCCGAATATCGAACAGAGAGAAATAAAGATGAAAGACAATACAGAGCCTGTCCTCAGCACGCTTGTTCGTCTAACAAGTCCGACGAATTTTAATGGCTTCCCGAGTCTATCGATTCCGTGCGGATTTTCGGAATCGGGATTGCCGATTGGGTTACAGCTGATCGGTCGTCCCTGGGATGAGGCCAATCTTTATCGGTTTGCATATGCATTTGAACGGGAAGCTTCTCTGCCAAATCTGATTTGA
- a CDS encoding peptidase: MESTLIKRISSWIDEHGSSELTFLASLIQEPSVQGNEAGAQKSIAKKFTEMGLTVDTWYPDAEILAKHPVFHSNRTSFDSSPNVVGVWQGTGGGRSIILNGHIDVVPEGDPSQWSDDPFSGYIVDGRVFGRGSSDMKGGIFSAILAVRSLQALNIRLRGDVILQSVVEEESGGAGTLSALLRGYRADACLIPEPTDMRIFVSQQGSMWFRIRVPGVSAHGGTRYEGVNAIEKGMYLIQGLQFLEKQRNDRMDNPLYRHFQIPIPINVGVFHAGKWPSSVPDHAVIEGRIGVGPHETWDSVCQEMESFVHDWTQRDPWLREHPPAIEWFGARWMPSEIDVSHELTTSLVNGFRHVLGRDPIVEGAPWATDAGLFTHVGKIPSIVFGPGTTRLAHYPNESVAIRDLFDAAKVMAATLIEWCGVSSPR; the protein is encoded by the coding sequence GTGGAAAGCACACTCATCAAACGAATTTCGTCTTGGATTGACGAGCATGGATCATCAGAGCTTACTTTTTTGGCGTCCCTGATACAAGAACCTAGTGTTCAGGGAAATGAGGCAGGTGCACAAAAGTCTATTGCAAAAAAATTTACGGAAATGGGGCTTACCGTTGATACCTGGTACCCGGATGCTGAAATTCTCGCCAAGCATCCGGTATTTCATTCTAACCGAACTTCATTTGACAGCAGTCCCAATGTAGTGGGAGTTTGGCAGGGGACCGGCGGCGGACGTTCTATCATTCTGAATGGTCATATAGACGTGGTGCCCGAGGGTGATCCTTCACAGTGGTCCGACGATCCCTTTTCCGGGTACATTGTTGACGGCAGGGTGTTTGGACGCGGGTCGTCCGATATGAAGGGGGGGATCTTTTCGGCGATATTGGCTGTCCGCAGCCTCCAGGCTCTGAACATTCGTCTTCGCGGGGATGTCATTCTTCAGAGTGTCGTGGAAGAAGAAAGCGGCGGTGCCGGTACTCTTTCCGCATTATTGCGGGGTTACCGAGCAGATGCCTGTTTGATTCCTGAACCCACCGACATGAGAATTTTTGTCTCCCAACAGGGGTCCATGTGGTTTCGCATCCGCGTTCCCGGGGTGTCCGCTCATGGCGGAACCCGTTATGAAGGCGTGAATGCCATTGAGAAAGGGATGTACCTGATACAAGGACTACAATTTTTGGAAAAGCAACGTAATGATAGGATGGACAATCCTCTTTACCGTCATTTCCAAATTCCTATACCGATTAACGTCGGGGTCTTTCATGCCGGCAAATGGCCTTCTTCAGTTCCGGACCATGCTGTCATCGAAGGACGTATCGGCGTAGGCCCTCATGAAACGTGGGATAGCGTTTGTCAAGAAATGGAAAGCTTCGTGCACGATTGGACGCAGCGAGACCCTTGGCTTCGGGAACATCCGCCCGCTATCGAATGGTTTGGCGCCCGCTGGATGCCCTCAGAAATCGATGTGTCCCATGAACTGACGACCTCGTTGGTCAACGGATTTAGACATGTGTTGGGTAGAGACCCAATAGTGGAGGGAGCCCCTTGGGCAACGGATGCGGGGTTGTTTACTCATGTTGGAAAGATTCCGTCAATCGTCTTTGGCCCGGGCACTACCCGATTGGCCCATTATCCGAATGAATCGGTGGCCATCCGAGACCTGTTCGACGCCGCCAAGGTCATGGCTGCGACCCTCATCGAGTGGTGCGGTGTGTCATCACCTCGATGA
- a CDS encoding aldehyde dehydrogenase family protein: protein MIAERMTIAGRDGLPVYGLWIDGKAVEGAEPVLVRNKFTGEPMAWVCTASREDVDRAVAAAERSFRSRPLSPFERYEWLSAAATWIRARREELVTLLVDEVGKPHKDTVVEVDRAYHAMLLAAEEAKRIGGEVLPVDSIPGSERKMGFAIRVPLGVVAGITPFNYPFLLAVHKIAPALAAGNAIVIKPAPQTPISTLVLVQGLVECGGPPGHMVGFVGFRSSPKHFVRKTGRQRKNPRFWVGITNTFCDLDGRFLLKTQN, encoded by the coding sequence GTGATTGCAGAACGCATGACCATCGCCGGCCGAGACGGTCTGCCGGTGTACGGGTTGTGGATCGACGGCAAAGCGGTGGAAGGGGCGGAGCCGGTTCTGGTGCGCAACAAATTCACCGGCGAGCCCATGGCCTGGGTGTGCACGGCTTCCCGGGAAGACGTGGACCGGGCGGTGGCGGCGGCGGAACGATCTTTCCGCAGCCGGCCGTTGTCGCCCTTCGAGCGGTACGAATGGCTCAGCGCCGCTGCGACGTGGATCCGGGCCCGCCGGGAGGAACTGGTGACCCTGTTGGTGGACGAGGTGGGCAAGCCCCACAAGGACACCGTGGTGGAGGTGGACCGGGCTTACCACGCCATGCTCCTGGCGGCCGAGGAGGCCAAGCGCATCGGGGGCGAGGTGCTTCCCGTGGACAGCATCCCGGGATCCGAACGCAAAATGGGTTTTGCAATCCGGGTGCCCCTGGGTGTCGTGGCGGGGATCACCCCCTTCAACTATCCGTTTTTGCTGGCGGTCCACAAAATCGCCCCGGCCCTGGCGGCGGGCAACGCCATCGTCATCAAACCCGCACCTCAAACTCCCATTTCCACCCTGGTGTTGGTCCAAGGGCTTGTGGAGTGCGGCGGGCCTCCCGGCCACATGGTGGGATTTGTGGGTTTCCGTTCTAGTCCTAAGCATTTTGTTCGGAAAACTGGTCGGCAACGAAAAAATCCTCGTTTTTGGGTTGGTATTACCAACACTTTCTGTGATTTGGATGGTCGCTTCCTCCTTAAAACACAAAATTAA
- a CDS encoding 4Fe-4S dicluster-binding protein, producing MHRYVDWSDLNLEYKIVARIDQQRRIQCNKCYISCEDAAHQCIDRVQTASGNMMLVVDESECVGCNLFFAVQQIRGIADLQNVHPSYRAPYAASPRLPLWPLEKSDDEARLWCERALRRSWALPLL from the coding sequence GTGCACCGATACGTGGACTGGAGCGATCTGAATTTGGAGTACAAAATCGTCGCCCGGATCGACCAGCAAAGGCGCATCCAGTGCAACAAGTGCTATATCTCCTGCGAAGATGCGGCGCATCAGTGCATCGACCGGGTGCAGACGGCATCGGGTAACATGATGCTCGTCGTGGATGAATCCGAGTGTGTGGGATGCAACCTCTTCTTCGCCGTGCAGCAAATCCGCGGCATCGCTGACCTCCAGAACGTGCACCCATCGTACCGGGCGCCGTATGCCGCGTCCCCCCGGCTACCACTTTGGCCTCTTGAAAAATCGGACGACGAAGCACGTCTTTGGTGCGAAAGGGCTCTCCGACGGTCATGGGCTCTCCCCCTTCTCTGA
- a CDS encoding FMN-binding negative transcriptional regulator — translation MYIPEEFHMRNKDVMIQFIRKNSFGILFSQVKGRPFATHLPLLLDPDRKKLFGHLAKANPHWRELDNTEVLIVFQGPHAYISPSWYVEKQAVPTWNYVAVHVFGNCQIVRDEKKLHCLLREMVRFYEPDSPLLERLDEEFYVKLEKTVVGIEIEITAVEGKAKLSQNKSPETVRGVIEGLNNSKDYQACEVANLMQVLLDTMDKK, via the coding sequence ATGTATATTCCAGAAGAATTTCACATGCGAAACAAAGATGTCATGATTCAATTCATACGCAAAAACAGTTTTGGAATTCTTTTCTCCCAGGTCAAAGGTCGTCCTTTTGCGACCCATTTACCGTTGTTGTTGGATCCGGATCGAAAAAAACTTTTCGGGCATCTCGCAAAGGCGAACCCGCATTGGCGCGAACTCGACAACACGGAAGTTCTAATCGTTTTTCAAGGACCTCATGCTTACATCTCACCTTCTTGGTACGTCGAGAAGCAGGCCGTTCCCACTTGGAACTATGTGGCCGTACACGTCTTCGGTAACTGCCAAATCGTCAGAGACGAGAAAAAACTGCATTGTCTTTTAAGGGAGATGGTCCGATTTTACGAACCGGACTCCCCACTTCTGGAGCGATTAGACGAGGAGTTCTATGTCAAATTGGAGAAGACTGTTGTTGGGATCGAAATCGAAATCACGGCGGTGGAGGGGAAGGCAAAGCTCAGTCAAAACAAGTCTCCAGAAACGGTCCGAGGCGTGATTGAGGGGCTGAACAACTCAAAGGATTACCAGGCTTGTGAAGTGGCCAACCTGATGCAGGTTCTTCTCGACACGATGGATAAGAAGTGA
- the ltrA gene encoding group II intron reverse transcriptase/maturase: protein MRSREGRRQPKTLNRDYPREEVVKPRGTVGEPSPSPAQSGASPRGEQGDGLMEKVVARQNMLAALKRVEQNKGAPGVDGIPTENLREQIRAEWPRIREELLTGIYRPQPVRRVEIPKPGGGKRMLGIPTVMDRLIQQALLQVLTPIFDPQFSEASYGFRPGRRAHEAVKKARQYVEEGYEWAVDMDLEKFFDRVNHDILMARVARRVTDKRVLKVIRRYLQAGIMVNGVVMEREEGTPQGGPLSPLLANILLDDLDKELEKRGHKFVRYADDANIYVRSKRAGERVLASVRTFLQERLRLKLNEQKSTVDRPWKLKFLGFSMYKRKAGEIRIRLARQSIERVKAKIRTLTARNTPIAMEERIRRLNTYLGGWMGYFALAETPSTFEEIEGWIRRRLRMCLWKQWKRVRTRYRELRALGLPEWVVHQFANARKGPWRMAHGPMNRALGNAYWQAQGLMSLTERYRRLRQSW, encoded by the coding sequence GTGCGTTCGCGAGAAGGACGAAGACAGCCGAAAACCCTGAACAGGGACTACCCACGGGAGGAAGTGGTGAAGCCACGGGGGACCGTGGGAGAGCCGAGCCCTTCTCCGGCACAAAGCGGAGCTTCACCTCGCGGAGAACAAGGTGACGGCCTGATGGAGAAGGTGGTGGCCAGGCAGAACATGCTGGCCGCCCTGAAGCGGGTGGAGCAGAACAAGGGTGCCCCCGGCGTGGACGGCATTCCCACGGAAAACCTCCGGGAACAGATCCGAGCCGAGTGGCCGCGCATCCGGGAAGAGCTGCTCACGGGGATCTACCGACCGCAGCCCGTGCGCCGGGTCGAAATCCCGAAACCCGGGGGAGGCAAGCGGATGCTGGGGATCCCCACCGTGATGGACCGCCTGATCCAGCAGGCACTTCTGCAGGTGCTGACGCCCATCTTTGACCCGCAATTTTCGGAGGCCAGCTACGGGTTCCGACCCGGAAGAAGGGCACACGAGGCGGTCAAGAAGGCGAGGCAGTATGTGGAAGAAGGATACGAATGGGCCGTGGACATGGACCTGGAAAAGTTCTTTGACCGAGTGAATCATGACATCCTGATGGCCCGGGTAGCCCGGAGGGTCACGGACAAACGAGTGCTCAAGGTCATTCGCCGGTACCTCCAGGCAGGGATCATGGTGAACGGAGTGGTCATGGAAAGAGAGGAAGGGACACCACAGGGCGGGCCGCTGAGTCCCCTGTTGGCGAATATCCTTCTGGATGACCTGGACAAAGAACTGGAAAAGAGAGGTCACAAGTTCGTCCGGTATGCGGATGATGCTAACATCTACGTTCGAAGCAAACGGGCGGGGGAGAGAGTCCTGGCCAGTGTCCGGACATTCCTGCAGGAGCGGCTAAGACTCAAACTCAACGAGCAGAAGAGCACGGTGGACCGACCGTGGAAACTGAAGTTTCTGGGATTCAGCATGTACAAACGCAAAGCCGGGGAAATCCGCATTCGCTTGGCCAGACAGTCGATCGAGCGGGTCAAGGCCAAGATCCGAACCCTCACGGCGAGGAACACACCGATCGCCATGGAGGAACGCATCCGGCGGCTGAACACGTATCTGGGCGGATGGATGGGATACTTTGCCCTGGCGGAGACGCCGAGCACCTTCGAAGAAATCGAAGGATGGATCCGGCGGAGGCTGCGGATGTGTCTCTGGAAACAGTGGAAACGGGTACGGACGCGATACCGTGAACTGCGCGCGCTAGGGCTGCCGGAGTGGGTCGTTCATCAATTTGCCAATGCCCGCAAAGGACCGTGGCGGATGGCCCATGGGCCGATGAATCGAGCCTTGGGGAACGCCTATTGGCAGGCCCAAGGACTCATGAGCTTAACCGAACGTTACCGAAGGCTTCGTCAATCTTGGTGA
- the ltrA gene encoding group II intron reverse transcriptase/maturase: MLSSFVQRSTAREEPMDKTKPYKISKHVVLEAFRRVKANRGAAGVDEESLGQFEANLKNNLYKIWNRMSSGSYFPPPVKAVEIPKKNGGTRILGVPTVADRVAQMVVKMYFEPKVEPYFHEDSYGYRPGKSAADALAVTRQRCWRYDWVLEFDIKGLFDNIDHELLMKAVRKHTDNPWVILYIERWLKAPFQLSDGTVVERTKGTPQGGVISPVLANLFLHYAFDKWMDKNHPDKPFARYADDAVAHCNSLEGAQKLRASLEKRFKECGLELHPTKTRIVYCKDDDRRGEHPETKFDFLGYTFRPRRSKNRYGKHFINFTPAVSNKAKKAMRQTIHDWRMHLKPDKTLEDLSRMFNPVIRGWIQYYGRFYKSELYSVLRHMNRALVRWVRRKYKKFASHQRRATHWLGKIARREPKLFVHWQMGILP, translated from the coding sequence GTGTTATCCAGTTTTGTGCAGAGGTCAACCGCAAGGGAGGAGCCAATGGACAAAACAAAGCCGTACAAAATCTCTAAACATGTGGTGCTTGAGGCGTTCCGACGAGTCAAGGCGAACCGGGGAGCGGCTGGGGTAGACGAGGAAAGCCTAGGGCAGTTTGAGGCCAATTTGAAAAACAACCTCTACAAGATTTGGAACCGGATGTCCTCCGGCAGCTATTTTCCTCCACCAGTCAAGGCAGTGGAAATACCCAAGAAAAACGGAGGAACAAGGATTCTTGGAGTACCCACGGTGGCGGACCGCGTCGCACAAATGGTCGTGAAGATGTACTTCGAGCCCAAAGTGGAGCCATACTTCCATGAGGACTCTTATGGCTACCGGCCAGGGAAGTCGGCAGCGGACGCGCTTGCGGTCACCCGGCAAAGATGTTGGCGATACGACTGGGTACTGGAGTTTGACATCAAGGGGCTGTTTGACAACATCGACCACGAGCTGCTGATGAAGGCTGTTCGTAAACACACGGATAACCCATGGGTGATTCTGTACATTGAAAGATGGCTGAAGGCACCGTTTCAGTTGTCGGATGGGACCGTGGTGGAGCGAACGAAGGGTACGCCGCAAGGCGGTGTAATCAGCCCGGTGCTGGCTAATCTGTTTCTTCATTACGCGTTTGACAAATGGATGGACAAGAACCATCCGGACAAACCGTTTGCCCGGTATGCTGATGACGCGGTAGCACACTGTAATAGCCTGGAAGGTGCGCAGAAGCTACGAGCCAGCTTGGAAAAGCGGTTCAAAGAATGCGGGCTTGAACTCCATCCGACCAAAACGCGTATCGTCTATTGCAAAGATGACGATCGACGTGGGGAGCACCCGGAAACGAAATTTGATTTTCTGGGGTACACGTTTCGACCGCGAAGGTCCAAGAACAGATATGGCAAGCATTTCATCAACTTCACCCCAGCGGTAAGCAACAAGGCGAAGAAGGCCATGCGGCAGACGATTCACGATTGGCGCATGCATCTGAAGCCGGACAAGACCCTTGAGGATCTGTCCAGGATGTTCAATCCCGTCATTAGGGGCTGGATCCAATACTATGGGCGCTTCTACAAATCGGAACTGTACTCTGTGCTCCGGCACATGAACCGAGCTTTGGTTCGCTGGGTACGACGCAAATACAAGAAGTTTGCTAGCCACCAGCGGCGGGCGACACACTGGCTCGGGAAAATCGCCAGGCGTGAACCGAAACTGTTCGTGCATTGGCAAATGGGGATTTTACCTTAG